GTTTGTTGTATACACAATGCGCCTTATTTGATCGGGGTATTTAGAGTAGTTTGACAAATTCTCCCATTTGTCTTTCCAGGATTTAATAACCGTATGGTATTTCTTTACCCATTTGGCTTCCATGTTTGAGAGTTTAAACTCGGATTGTTCTTTTGAGGAAGTTTTGTAGACTAGCTTTAAGTCTTTAATAAAATCTTTTCGATCTTTTGATACGATGTATTGAGAGTTTTTTATTTGGTGCATTATGCAAGGGTTTACTTTCTGTTTTTGGAAATACTGTAGCTATTGTAAATTTTNNNNNNNNNNAGCATTTTTCAACCACATCTTTATTGCGGTATATTATTAGGGTTTCCTGGGGGTTTGTAAATTTTCATGTAAAATAGACCCAGTTTTTTCATGAAAAGTGACCCACCTTTGTATAAAATACCCTACAAATTTTTTGTAGGAGAAGAAGAAGTGTTAAAAATGGAAGACTGGGTTACAATAGTTAACCTAAAAAAGCGAAATCCAAACTTAGGGACAAGGAAAATTGCGGAAGTGTTGAATGTTTCCCGCAATACTGTAAAAAGGGCTCTTAAAAGTCAAGCCTATCCTTCCTACTTTCGTAGCAAAACTGCTTACAAAGAGCTTGAGCCATTTCATGAATTCATAAAAGAGTCTTTTGTATTTAAAAAACAACGTGTATCTGTAACTATATCAAATCTTAGATACAAAGGCTACAAAGGCTCTAATATAGCTGTTTACCGCTATATTGAAGAATACTTCAAAGAATTAAGGAATGACTTATCTAAAAAAGCATACGAGTTATATGAAACTTTACCAGGTGAGCAGATGCAGTATGACTGGTCGGAATACAAAGTGAACTTTGGCTCTGTAAGTCTAAAGGTTTATGTTTATCTATTGATATTTGGCTATAGCAGGAAAAAAATTATTGATGCAGGTCTTGATATTACACAAAACACAGTATTAACCGTTTTAGAAGAAGCCTTTAGAGAAGCTGGCGGAGTATGTGCCAGAATACAAGTAGACAATGCTGCCCAGTTTGTATCAAATCCAAGCCGTAACAATTTCAAATGGAACGAAACATTTTTGAATTTTTGCTGATATTACGGTATAGAGCCAACACGTTCAAAACCTTTTTACCCTCAAAGCAAAGGTAAGGTGGAAAATCCGTTTGGTTTTATAGAGCACCATTTTGTAAAAAACAACAGCTTTGAGTCTTTTGAAGATTTTCATTTTAAACTAAAGGTATTCCAAAATGAATTTAACAATCGCTACCATAGCACAATCAAAGGAAACCCAATAGAGTTATTTGAGAAAGAAAAAGCGTTTTTAATTCCTTTGCCCAAAGAAAACATTTTTTTGCCATCACTTTTTAGTTTGCGCAAAGCAACATCAGATTGCCTCATAAGCTACAATGGCAACAGATACTCTGTTCCACACTACTTTATTGGAAAAGAGGTTTGGGTGAAAAGCTACAAGGGATTAAAGCTTGAGGTCTATTCTCAAGCTAAAAAATTGATAGCAACTCACCCAATACCGTTAAATAAAGGTAATATTATTATAGACAAAAGCCACTACAAAAGCTATAGCAATATACAACAGAATTCTTTTGATAGCTTAAAACACAAGTTTCTGGAAAGATTTTGTGAATTTAACGATAAAGAACTATTCTTGGATCTTATCAAAAGCCAAAAGAGACTCAACCCAGCCTACCATTTAAAACACATTTTGTCGCTTTTTGAATATTATGATACCAAAGACTGCATTTGTGTAATGCAGGAGTGTATTAAATACCATATCTTTAACTACCATTTTGCAAAAAGTGAGCTTCAAAGGTACAGCTTAAAAACGGATGCGTTATCTGAAGTAAAATCTTTTGCGGTAACTTCTAAAAATGTGAAAAGATCTCTAAAGGAGTATGCCTATGGACGAAACCAACAATCTTAAAGAAGCAATATCATATTATTGCAAAATACTATCTTTGCCTTTAATAAAGGATATTTTTATAAAAGAAGCGAAAAAATGCTGCAAAAAGCAAAATAAACTATCAACAGTTTTTGTATAACGTATTGAAAATCCAAGCAGACTCAAGACTTGACAATTCTATAAAAACTAAAGTTAAGAAAGCTAAGTTTCCATTTATAAAGACTGTAGAAGAATACGATTTTAGTTTTCAGCCAGAGGTAGATGAAAAATTAATAAAGGAACTTTGTAACTTAAACTTTATGGATGACGCAAAAAATATAATATTTGTAGGACCTCCTGGTGTAGGCAAAACACACCTTGCAATAGGAATAGGAGTAAAAGCAGCCCTCCAAAGAAAGAGGGTATTGTTTTTTACTACAGAAGAGTTAATGAGTGAGTTAATAAAAGCCAACATAAGTT
This genomic window from Desulfurella sp. contains:
- a CDS encoding transposase, whose amino-acid sequence is MHQIKNSQYIVSKDRKDFIKDLKLVYKTSSKEQSEFKLSNMEAKWVKKYHTVIKSWKDKWENLSNYSKYPDQIRRIVYTTNIIEFVHRQFRKPTKTKGAFPSQDNLIKLLWLGIQKLFKKWTMPILNWSLTLSKLSILLVKGLIDMWELVK
- the istB gene encoding IS21-like element helper ATPase IstB; the encoded protein is MYNVLKIQADSRLDNSIKTKVKKAKFPFIKTVEEYDFSFQPEVDEKLIKELCNLNFMDDAKNIIFVGPPGVGKTHLAIGIGVKAALQRKRVLFFTTEELMSELIKANISSRLVEYIESLARIDILIIDELGYLEVNKAASSLFFKLISKRYEKKSTILTTNKPFEEWGEIFGDDVVASAILDRLLHHSYPFLISGKSYRMRELFKNTGKNKES
- a CDS encoding DDE-type integrase/transposase/recombinase — its product is MKSDPPLYKIPYKFFVGEEEVLKMEDWVTIVNLKKRNPNLGTRKIAEVLNVSRNTVKRALKSQAYPSYFRSKTAYKELEPFHEFIKESFVFKKQRVSVTISNLRYKGYKGSNIAVYRYIEEYFKELRNDLSKKAYELYETLPGEQMQYDWSEYKVNFGSVSLKVYVYLLIFGYSRKKIIDAGLDITQNTVLTVLEEAFREAGGVCARIQVDNAAQFVSNPSRNNFKWNETFLNFC